The Plasmodium sp. gorilla clade G2 genome assembly, chromosome: 6 genome has a segment encoding these proteins:
- a CDS encoding CPW-WPC family protein — translation MNRILYLVFPYILFLILLRTNAYKNPRFSSLSTNSEKSISEDLNKLYKINEELVTNEREDEDEDEDDQDELQNSNFEDIAHKSLENAEEEATVDLENAEIENLLDEEIYRIVQERLKKLWYIGKCRRDYTNICPIDWNVSAYDKNLCIPPEKYEGECRSIDFSKSTNLDKELFSWKCEVEWPCISAPKLKIMDKCPFRWTYIDNNLCIAPEDYIGHCSPAMDFSNYNYEMRIRWANECNVEWDTLPTSEYIPLRHKKIRNNVLGGPVEESGNVTNITNKN, via the exons atgaatcgTATATTATATCTTGTCTTTCCTTATATTTTGTTCCTCATTTTATTGAGAACGAATGCTTATAAAAATCCTCGTTTTAGTTCTCTTAGTACTAATTCTGAAAAAAGCATTTCGga AGATTTgaacaaattatataaaataaacgaAGAGTTAGTTACAAATGAAAGAGAAGATGAGGATGAAGACGAAGATGATCAAGACGAGTTACAAAATTCAAATTTTGAAGACATCGCACACAAAAGTCTAGAAAAT gCTGAAGAAGAAGCAACTGTTGATCTAGAAAACGCAGAAATAGAAAATCTTCTGGACGAAG aaatatatagaattgTACAAGaaagattaaaaaaattatg GTATATTGGAAAGTGTAGAAGAgattatacaaatatatgtcCTATAg aTTGGAATGTATCTGCTTATGACAAGAATCTTTGTATTCCACCTGAGAAATACGAAGGAGA ATGTAGATCTATAGATTTCTCTAAGAGTACCAATTTAGATAAAGAGCTTTTTTCATGGAAATGTGAGGTTGAATGGCCTTGTATTagtg CAcctaaattaaaaattatggaTAAATGCCCTTTTCGCTGGACATACATTGACAATAATTTGTGTATAGCACCAGAG GATTATATAGGGCATTGCTCTCCTGCTATGGATTTCTCAAATTATAATTACGAAATGAGGATTAGATGGGCTAATGAAT gCAATGTCGAATGGGATACATTACCTACATCAGAATATATACCTCTAAggcataaaaaaataagaaacaaTGTATTAGGGGGTCCAGTAGAAGAAAGTGGAAACGTCAcgaatattacaaataaaaattaa